A stretch of DNA from Thermanaerosceptrum fracticalcis:
TAATTTACCTTTTTTAACAGCATTGCTAAGGTTCTTTTCGATGACGTGAAAACCATGGACTACCGCTTCCTCAGCCACGTCACACAACAGAACTGAAAAGCCAGCTGTAGCAGCAGCCTGAGCAATACCACTACCCATAGTTCCTGCCCCGAGTACCATTATTTTTCGGATATTCAACTTAGCTCCTCCTCACTGATACTCCTAGCTATTTATTTTTTTTAACCGGCATGGATATTGCTTCACCATCAATGACGATTTGCCCGTTCTGGTTGGTACAGGTAGTACGAAGCTTAACTCTGTTTTTTTCCACGTTAATTTCTAATACCTCAACTTCTGCTGTAATAGTATCGCCTATTTTAACAGGTGCGGTAAATTTCACCGTTTGAGAAATGTAGATGTTGCCAGGACCTGGCAGTTGCATTCCTAATACTGCGGAAATGAGACCAGTGCTTAATATGCCATGGGCAATTCTTTCTTTGAAAATAGTACCTTTAGCGTATTCTTCGTTTACATGGGCCGGGTTCAAGTCACCGGTAATCCCTGCAAACATGTACACGTCAGCTTCACTAATGGTTTTAGTAAACGAAGCCTTTTCACCAACTACTAATTCTTCGACGGACTTCCCTTGTAACATAAATTACCCCTTCCTTTCATAACAGGTATTCTATTAAGCTACTTCCCCCTGGTCTTCATCTTTCAAACGGGCCAACTCCTCCTTGAGGATAGGGAGAATTTCATGAACATCAGCCACAATGCCATAGTCGGCTATGGTAAAGATTGGCGCGTTAGGATCTTTGTTAATGGCGACAATAACCTCAGAACCTTGCATTCCGGCCCTATGTTGGATAGCGCCGGAGATACCACAGGCAATATACAGTTTAGGCCTAACGGTTTTCCCGGTCTGCCCAACTTGGCGCTCTGGACCTAACCAACCGGCTTCCACTGCTGCCCGGGAGGCAGCTACTTCTCCTCCGAGAAGCCGGGCAACTTCATCAAGGAGCTTAAACTTCTCGGCGTTGCCAATACCCCTTCCCCCGGCAACGATAACACTGGCTTCTTCCAAATTGGCACCCTGTTTGGCTTCCTTAACCACTTCCAGGATGGTTGTGCGAATATCTTTCTCGGCAATCTTTACAGGGACCGTTACAATTTCACCTTTTCTACCCTCCACTTTTTCCGGCTTAGAGAAAACACCGGGACGAACAGTAGCCATCTGGGGACGATGGTTGGGGCAAACAATGGTGGCCATGATACTGCCGCCAAAGGCGGGGCGGGTTTGTAACAGGAGTCCTGACTCATTATCAATATCTAGTTCAGTACAATCTGCGGTCAACCCGGTTCTCAAACGGCGGGTAACTCGTGGAGCCAGATCTCGTCCAACATGGGTAGCACCGTAAAGAACAATAGCTGGTTTTTCAGCCTGGGCCAGGTCCGCCACTACAGTAGCATAGGCTTCAGTACGATAGTGTTTAAGGATAGGGTCCTGGGCCAAGTAAACCCTGTCAGCGCCAAAAGCAAAAAGCTGCCCAGCCAGGCTCTCAACCTCATCTCCCAAAAGAACTGCTGCTAGTTTTTGTCCTAATTGATCTGCTAGCTTACGTCCTTCTCCTAAAAGCTCGATAGCCACATCGGCTAATCTTCCTTCTCGCTGTTCAGCAAAAACCCATACCCCCTGATACTGATTCAGGTTGGATTGGCCAGCCTTTTGACCCTCAGATATAATGGCGTCTTTTTTACAGGAGGTGACACAAGCTCCACAGCCGGTACAGTTATCTTTAATTATGGCTTTGCGGTCTACCACCTCAATGGCATTATAGGGGCACGCGGGTACACAAAGCTTGCAGCCGATACATTTATCTTTTAAAACAACTACGCTCATGACTGCTCCTCCCTCTTAAACGACTTTTTTATTCTTTAAACGTGAAATGAGGTCGCAAATCATCTCTTGTGGCTGTCCTTGCAACATTTCCCCTTTGCCTTTAGGGGCAGGCGTAAAGATTCTGCGCACCTGGGTAGGTGAACCTTTTAATCCTACCTCTTGCAAATTAGCACCGAGATCGGCAGCGGACCAGACGGTAGTCTGCTTGCTGCGATAGGCATCTACAATACCTTTTATGGACGGATAGCGTGGTTCATTCAAATCCTTGATAACAGTGAGCAGGACCGGTAATTGAGCTTCAATAACTTCAAAGCCATCTTCCAAAGCACGTTTTACCTGAACTTTCCCCTCAAACAGTTGAATGTCCTTAACGTAGGTAACCTGGGGAATGTTCAGATATTCAGCCAACTGAGGTCCTACCTGGGCTGTATCACCGTCAATGGCTTGCCTTCCACAGAAAATCACCGAGAAGTTACCGATTTTCCTGATTGCATTGCCCAAAGCAGTGGAGGTGGCCAAGGTGTCGGCACCGGCGAAAGCCCGGTCACTTATAAGAATGGCTTCATCAGCACCCATGGCTAAAGCTTCTTTCAAAGCATCATCGGCCTGGGGAGGCCCCATTGTAAGGACAATGACTTTGGCACCATATTGTTCTTTGAGTACCAGGGCAGCCTCTAAGGCATTTTTGTCCTCGGGATTGATGATACTGGGAACCCCGTCCCGAATCAGTGTACCGGTTTTGGGATCGGTTTTTACCTCGGTGGTATCAGGAACTTGTTTTATGCACACGACAATATTCATGATGAACCTCCTAATCGGGTTATGAATTTAGCGAAGTATATTACCGGCAATAACCATACGCTGGACTTCGGAAGTACCTTCGTAAATCTCGGTAATCTTAGCGTCACGTAAGAATCTTTCCACCTGGTAATCCCGCATATATCCGTAGCCGCCATGGATCTGTACAGCTTTATCAGCGCAGAACATAGCTGCTTTGGACGCATATAATTTGGCCATAGCAGCTTCCTTACTGAAGCGCTGACCTTGGGATTTAAGGAAGGCGGCGTAATAAACAAAGAATCTTGCCGCCTGTACCTCAACGGCCATATCAGCCAGCATCCACTGTACCGCCTGGAAAGAGGCGATAGGTTTGCCAAACTGTTCACGTTCCTTGGCGTATTTGATGGCAGCATCCAGAGCTCCCTGGGCAATACCTAAAGCTTGGGAGGCAATACCAATCCGTCCCCCGTCGAGGGTAGTCATAGCAATCTTGAAGCCTTCCCCCTCACGACCCAGAAGGTTCTCTTTGGGAACACGGACATTTTCAAAAACCAGTTCCGCCGTTTTAGAAGCGCGGATTCCCATTTTATCCTCAGGATGACCAACACTAAAGCCAGGCATCTCTTTTTCTACAATAAAGGCGGAAATACCTTTAGTCCCTACACCAGGTTTGGTCATGGCAAATACAACATAGCTATCAGCAGCACCGGCATTGGTGATAAACATCTTATTTCCATTTAGGACATAATGGTCCCCATCAAGCACCGCTTTGGTTTGCATGGCACCAGCATCAGTGCCGGCGTTTGGTTCAGTTAAGGCAAAGGCCCCTAATTTTTCACCCCTGGCCAGGGGTAGCAGATATTTTTGTTTTTGTTCTTCGGTGCCAAAAAGTTCTATCGCTTCTGCACCTAAGGATACATGGGATTCTACGATAACTCCGGTGGAAGCGCAAACCCGGGAGATCTCTTCAATCATGATGGCGTAGCTCACATAGTCTGCACCGGCACCCCCGTACTTCTGGGAGATGGGTAAACCCAGAAAACCGTAACGGGCCATTTTTTTCACATTCTTCCAGGGGAACTCACCACTTTTATCAATCTCTATCGCCAGGGGCGCTACTTCCTTTTCGGCAAACTCGCGCACCGTTTTTCTAATCATCAGTTGTTCTTTAGTCAAATTAAAGTTCATCCAGTTACCTCCTTTCCACCAAAGCGGCAATACCCTGTCCGCCACCAATACACAAAGTAGCTAAACCTTTTTGTACGCCACGTCGTGCCATTTCATGCAGCAAAGTTACAAGTATCCTGGCGCCACTGGCCCCAATAGGATGGCCAAGGGCAATGGCGCCGCCGTTGACATTCACAATATCAGTATTAAGCCCCAAATCTTTCACTACAGCCAAGCATTGGGAAGCAAAGGCTTCATTGGCTTCAATCAATTCCAGATCCTCTATGCTCCAGCCGGCTTTAGCCAGGGCCTTTTTGGTCGCATTAACAGGACCTATTCCCATAATAGTGGGATCAACGCCAGCCGAAGCACCTGCTGCAAACTTGGCTAAAGGTTTAACTCCAAGCTCCCTAGCCTTCTCAGCCGTGGTTAAGACCAGGGCCGCTGCGCCATCATTTATACCAGAAGCATTTCCGGCAGTGACAGTACCATCTTTCTTGAAGGCAGGCTTTAGTTTAGCCAGTTGCTCTAGAGTAACGCCTGTCCGTGGAAACTCATCAACTGAAAATTCTTTGAACCCACCTTTGACCGGCACTTGCACGGGGACTATTTCTTCTGCAAACTTGTTTTCTTTGATGGCTTTTTCCGCCCGGTTCTGGCTAGTCATAGCAAAGGTATCCTGTTCTTCCCGGGTAATACCCCATTGGGCAGCAATATTCTCAGCCGTAATACCCATATGATAATCATTCATGGCACACCAGAGCCCCTCTTTAATCATGGAGTCTTCCAGCTTTCCATGGCCCATACGGTAGCCAAAACGGGCTTTGGGAACAAGATAGGGGGCCTGGGACATGTTTTCGGTTCCACCGGCTACCACCACATCAGCATCACCCAACATAATGGCCTGGGCAGCAAATACTACAGACTTTAGGCCGGAACCGCAAACTTTATTTATAGTCATGGCTGGTGTGGAAATGTGGAGCCCTGCCTTAAGACTAGCCTGGCGAGCTACGTTTTGACCCAATCCTGCCTGAAGAACACAACCCATAATGACTTCATCCACAGTCTCAGGCTTTACCTTAGCCCTTTGCAAGGCTTCTTTTATAACAAGGGCGCCTAAATCAACAGCACTTACATCAGCTAAAGAGCCACCAAAACTGCCAATCGGCGTACGAACAGCGCTTAATATGACAACTTCCCTCATAAACATATCTCCTTTACTTATGCTTAACTATGCTGCAGGTGTCCCCTCTTAACCGTACCTGAAATTAATTCCGAAACTTCCCTGAGGGTAATCCCACTTAATAGCACCGGGGCATGGACAGATTACGCGGCAGGTACCACACTCCAAACATCCCGCATAATCGAACTTAAGCTCGCCGTTCTCCTCGGTATAAAGGGCAGCGGGACAAACCATAGTACAGGGCTTCTTTATGCATTTTGCACAAATTTCCTTATTAAGGATGATATGAGGCTTTCCATCATCCACATTGTATTTATTAAATCCCAGCCTCTCTTCAATACTAAGCTTTTTCATAAGGAGGTTGCTCCTTTCCAGGCATCAGCAATGAGTTTGGTAAGGGGTACTTTACCCCGCACCACTCCCATAAGTTTCTCCCGTAAAGGCTTCTGAGGAGTGGTGGTAACCGTAAAGACCTTGTACATAATCTCTTCCATAAGCTCAGGATAAGCGGAATACAAGCGGGGATTCTCCATAAAGCTGTGGGCCTTTTTGAAAGTGCTCAAATCCTTGTATATGAAACTTTCCTTAATTTTTTCTTCGTATTGCTTCTTTAAGTTATCTTTACCGAAGTTTCCGGCCTTTTTGGCTTTTAGTACAGCCTGGGCCGCCAGATAGCCAGATTGAATAGCTAAGTCCATACCTCTAACCATGTAACCGGTATTGATAACAAAACCAGCTGCATCACCCACCAGCAAGAGGCCATCTTCCACCAGAGGGGGCATCATCTTCAGACCAGCTTCGGGAATGAGGTGGGCCGAATACTCCACAATTCTCCCTCCCGTCACCAATGGTTGGATGTGGGGATGATTTCTAAACTCCTCGATTAAATCGGCAACCTTCAGATGAGTATCTTTTAGACCTTCTAGGCCAAAAACCAAACCCAAGGAGAGGGTGTTCTTATTTGTGTATAAGAAGCCCCCTCCCTGCAGCCCCCTAGTACAATCACCTACAAAGAGCTGGGCCAATCCTTCACCATTTTGGAGGCCAAAACGCTCCTCAATAGCACCTTCCGGAAGTTCAATTACTTCCTTTACTCCAACGGCCACTTCGTGGGTCGCCAGTTCCTTCCGTAATCCGGCCTTTTGAGCCAGGAGGGAATTCACTCCGTCGGCGGCGATAACCAGGTCGGCATAGAATTCATCACCATCAGCCACTACACCAACGATTTTGCCATCCCGGACGACCAAATTATCGACCCTTACACCTGAAGCGACCATTGCCCCGGCGCTTTCCGCTTTTTCTGCCACCCACCTATCAAACTCGGCGCGCAAAATGGTAAAGGAATGGGGGGTTTCCGGAGTATATTTGGATGTCTTGAAGTCAACAGAAACCAAACTATCAGGCGTTACAAAGGAAACAATTTCC
This window harbors:
- a CDS encoding electron transfer flavoprotein subunit alpha: MSVVVLKDKCIGCKLCVPACPYNAIEVVDRKAIIKDNCTGCGACVTSCKKDAIISEGQKAGQSNLNQYQGVWVFAEQREGRLADVAIELLGEGRKLADQLGQKLAAVLLGDEVESLAGQLFAFGADRVYLAQDPILKHYRTEAYATVVADLAQAEKPAIVLYGATHVGRDLAPRVTRRLRTGLTADCTELDIDNESGLLLQTRPAFGGSIMATIVCPNHRPQMATVRPGVFSKPEKVEGRKGEIVTVPVKIAEKDIRTTILEVVKEAKQGANLEEASVIVAGGRGIGNAEKFKLLDEVARLLGGEVAASRAAVEAGWLGPERQVGQTGKTVRPKLYIACGISGAIQHRAGMQGSEVIVAINKDPNAPIFTIADYGIVADVHEILPILKEELARLKDEDQGEVA
- a CDS encoding MaoC family dehydratase; translated protein: MLQGKSVEELVVGEKASFTKTISEADVYMFAGITGDLNPAHVNEEYAKGTIFKERIAHGILSTGLISAVLGMQLPGPGNIYISQTVKFTAPVKIGDTITAEVEVLEINVEKNRVKLRTTCTNQNGQIVIDGEAISMPVKKNK
- a CDS encoding FAD-dependent oxidoreductase, whose product is MTEERFDCIVVGAGVAGSIAAYTLAQAGAEVLLIDRGNSAGAKNMTGGRLYAHSLEYIIPDFWEEAPVERRVVREIVSFVTPDSLVSVDFKTSKYTPETPHSFTILRAEFDRWVAEKAESAGAMVASGVRVDNLVVRDGKIVGVVADGDEFYADLVIAADGVNSLLAQKAGLRKELATHEVAVGVKEVIELPEGAIEERFGLQNGEGLAQLFVGDCTRGLQGGGFLYTNKNTLSLGLVFGLEGLKDTHLKVADLIEEFRNHPHIQPLVTGGRIVEYSAHLIPEAGLKMMPPLVEDGLLLVGDAAGFVINTGYMVRGMDLAIQSGYLAAQAVLKAKKAGNFGKDNLKKQYEEKIKESFIYKDLSTFKKAHSFMENPRLYSAYPELMEEIMYKVFTVTTTPQKPLREKLMGVVRGKVPLTKLIADAWKGATSL
- a CDS encoding acyl-CoA dehydrogenase, with amino-acid sequence MNFNLTKEQLMIRKTVREFAEKEVAPLAIEIDKSGEFPWKNVKKMARYGFLGLPISQKYGGAGADYVSYAIMIEEISRVCASTGVIVESHVSLGAEAIELFGTEEQKQKYLLPLARGEKLGAFALTEPNAGTDAGAMQTKAVLDGDHYVLNGNKMFITNAGAADSYVVFAMTKPGVGTKGISAFIVEKEMPGFSVGHPEDKMGIRASKTAELVFENVRVPKENLLGREGEGFKIAMTTLDGGRIGIASQALGIAQGALDAAIKYAKEREQFGKPIASFQAVQWMLADMAVEVQAARFFVYYAAFLKSQGQRFSKEAAMAKLYASKAAMFCADKAVQIHGGYGYMRDYQVERFLRDAKITEIYEGTSEVQRMVIAGNILR
- a CDS encoding acetyl-CoA C-acetyltransferase, whose product is MREVVILSAVRTPIGSFGGSLADVSAVDLGALVIKEALQRAKVKPETVDEVIMGCVLQAGLGQNVARQASLKAGLHISTPAMTINKVCGSGLKSVVFAAQAIMLGDADVVVAGGTENMSQAPYLVPKARFGYRMGHGKLEDSMIKEGLWCAMNDYHMGITAENIAAQWGITREEQDTFAMTSQNRAEKAIKENKFAEEIVPVQVPVKGGFKEFSVDEFPRTGVTLEQLAKLKPAFKKDGTVTAGNASGINDGAAALVLTTAEKARELGVKPLAKFAAGASAGVDPTIMGIGPVNATKKALAKAGWSIEDLELIEANEAFASQCLAVVKDLGLNTDIVNVNGGAIALGHPIGASGARILVTLLHEMARRGVQKGLATLCIGGGQGIAALVERR
- a CDS encoding electron transfer flavoprotein subunit beta/FixA family protein — its product is MNIVVCIKQVPDTTEVKTDPKTGTLIRDGVPSIINPEDKNALEAALVLKEQYGAKVIVLTMGPPQADDALKEALAMGADEAILISDRAFAGADTLATSTALGNAIRKIGNFSVIFCGRQAIDGDTAQVGPQLAEYLNIPQVTYVKDIQLFEGKVQVKRALEDGFEVIEAQLPVLLTVIKDLNEPRYPSIKGIVDAYRSKQTTVWSAADLGANLQEVGLKGSPTQVRRIFTPAPKGKGEMLQGQPQEMICDLISRLKNKKVV
- a CDS encoding ferredoxin family protein gives rise to the protein MKKLSIEERLGFNKYNVDDGKPHIILNKEICAKCIKKPCTMVCPAALYTEENGELKFDYAGCLECGTCRVICPCPGAIKWDYPQGSFGINFRYG